Proteins from a genomic interval of Pseudomonas anuradhapurensis:
- the nuoM gene encoding NADH-quinone oxidoreductase subunit M — protein MILPWLILIPFIGGFLCWLGERFGATLPRWIALLTMSLLLGIGLWLWANGDYTLAPAPGAEPAWALEYKVQWIQRFGISIHLALDGLSLLMILLTGLLGVLSVLCSWKEIQRHVGFFHLNLMWILGGVVGVFLALDLFLFFFFWEMMLVPMYFLIALWGHSSADGKKTRIYAATKFFIFTQASGLIMLVAILGLVLVNYTNTGVITFNYSDLLKAELPAGTEYLLMLGFFIAFAVKLPVVPFHSWLPDAHAQAPTAGSVDLAGILLKTAAYGLLRFALPLFPNASAEFAPIAMTLGLIGIFYGAFLAFAQTDIKRLVAFSSVSHMGFVLIGIYSGSQQALQGAVIQMLAHGLSAAALFILAGQLYERLHTRDMREMGGLWHRIAYLPAISLFFAAASLGLPGTGNFVGEFLILIGSFASVPWITVIATTGLVFGSVYSLIMIHRAYFGPAKADNVLAGMDGRELIMVLGLAVLLILLGVYPQPFLDTSAATMSGVQQWLGSAFTQLASAR, from the coding sequence ATGATTTTGCCTTGGCTGATCCTGATCCCCTTCATCGGCGGCTTCCTGTGCTGGCTGGGTGAGCGCTTCGGCGCCACTCTGCCGCGCTGGATCGCGCTGCTGACCATGTCCCTGCTGCTCGGCATCGGCCTGTGGCTGTGGGCTAACGGCGACTACACCCTCGCCCCCGCTCCGGGCGCCGAGCCGGCCTGGGCCCTGGAATACAAAGTCCAGTGGATCCAGCGCTTCGGCATCAGCATCCACCTGGCCCTCGACGGCCTGTCGCTGCTGATGATCCTGCTCACCGGCCTGCTCGGTGTGCTGTCGGTACTGTGCTCCTGGAAGGAAATCCAGCGCCACGTCGGCTTCTTCCACCTCAACCTGATGTGGATCCTCGGCGGCGTGGTCGGTGTGTTCCTGGCCCTGGACCTGTTCCTGTTCTTCTTCTTCTGGGAAATGATGCTGGTGCCGATGTACTTCCTCATCGCGCTCTGGGGTCACAGCTCGGCAGACGGCAAGAAGACCCGGATCTACGCGGCGACCAAGTTCTTCATCTTCACCCAGGCCAGCGGCCTGATCATGCTGGTGGCGATCCTTGGCCTGGTGCTGGTCAACTACACCAACACCGGGGTGATCACCTTCAACTACAGCGACCTGCTGAAAGCCGAACTGCCAGCCGGTACCGAGTACCTGCTGATGCTGGGCTTCTTCATCGCCTTCGCGGTGAAACTGCCGGTGGTGCCGTTCCACTCCTGGCTGCCTGACGCCCACGCCCAGGCGCCGACCGCAGGTTCGGTGGACCTCGCTGGTATCTTGCTGAAGACCGCGGCCTACGGCCTGCTGCGCTTCGCCCTGCCGCTGTTCCCGAATGCCTCGGCCGAGTTCGCGCCAATCGCCATGACCCTGGGCCTGATCGGTATCTTCTACGGTGCCTTCCTGGCCTTCGCGCAAACCGACATCAAGCGCCTGGTGGCCTTCTCCAGCGTCTCGCACATGGGCTTCGTGCTGATCGGTATCTACTCCGGCAGCCAGCAGGCCCTGCAAGGCGCGGTGATCCAGATGTTGGCCCACGGCCTGTCGGCTGCCGCGCTGTTCATCCTGGCCGGCCAGCTGTACGAGCGCCTGCACACCCGTGACATGCGCGAAATGGGCGGCCTGTGGCACCGCATCGCCTACCTGCCGGCCATCAGCCTGTTCTTCGCCGCCGCCTCCCTGGGCCTGCCCGGCACCGGCAACTTCGTCGGCGAATTCCTGATCCTGATCGGCAGCTTCGCCAGCGTGCCGTGGATCACCGTGATCGCCACCACTGGCCTGGTGTTCGGTTCGGTGTACTCGCTGATCATGATCCACCGCGCCTACTTCGGCCCGGCCAAGGCCGACAACGTGCTGGCCGGCATGGACGGTCGCGAGCTGATCATGGTCCTGGGTCTGGCAGTACTGCTGATCCTGCTGGGCGTGTATCCGCAGCCGTTCCTCGACACCTCTGCCGCCACCATGAGTGGTGTGCAGCAGTGGCTCGGTTCCGCTTTCACTCAACTCGCTTCGGCCCGGTAA